The DNA window GTGGTAGCTAGTACTCCTacatgggaaaaaaagaaagagagaagagaatcCAGGAGAAAACTACGAGTACATGGCACTCGCTGTGTCCCGCCCTCTAGCCTTGTCCGTGTCGTCGGCAAGCAAAGCTTCTTCCCAAGCTGCTGCAGGATGCCAGGATCTGCTCGTTTGTACCACTGCTGCCTTGAGCCTTCTTTTATCCTTTTGCCCTCTTTTGACAGTGTCTTTTTTCTGCACCGGCTGGGAGGCTTTGCTCCCCACTGCTCTGATCAATGCCCTCCTCGCCTGTGGATCCTGCCTGCCTTGCTTTGGAGCTTTTATTGCCAGAAAGCATAATTCTTCCGTTGCGACAGGGTGGCCACACGGCCTGCAGGCTTGTGCTTTTCCGGATTGTGACTTGCTAATCGCCACATTTGAAGCCCATAGATGGATAGATATAGATAGTAGATAGGTAGGTTCTAGGTAAAGAGAGATGAGGAGAGATTAGCCTTGTGTTCATTACTATAAGCACGTATAGTAGTAGATAACTGGAAGCACAAGATCGAAGGCAAGAAATGTTGCAAATCccaaaacaagaacaagaagcaAACGCGCTTGCCGTCTACTTTAATTCACACGATGGAGAGTAAAAACAGTTTGGCAATCCTCTGTTCCTCTGCAACTTTAAAGAACCGAGAGCAAACGAAACAATGGCGGATGGACAGCATCACGGGATCCACTCATCCACAGAACAAGAAAATCAATGAAAAAGAGCACACGTCTCAGAGAGATCACGCGCCGTACTCGTACCTCCGTTGAGCCACAGCAAGAGCGGTTTCTTCTCCGGCTCCTTCTCGGCCTCGAAGAACCAGTAGAAGAGCGCCTTGCcgttgccgacgccgacgtagcCGGCGTAGTGCCTGAACCGGACATCCGGCTGCCCGGGCAACCCCGCCACGAGGtcttcctccggccgcctcaTGCTCCGGGACGCGCCGGTGGCGCCTGCAGCCGACGCTGCGGCCAGGAACGCCACGGCCAGCGACAGCGAGAGTAATGCCATGGACATGCTCGCTAACCGTGTCGGTGCTCTACTGCTCTGACCTCTGGGTTTTTCGGCTTCGGCTCTTGGGCTCtcgaagaagagaagagagggaagGGTTGGTGGTTTTAAAAACAGGGCAGAAACGGAGAGGAGGGCAAAGAGCAGTAGAAGTGTAGAAGAAGAAAGGGTTAGCAGTTAGCAGTAAAAGTAACTGGAAGGTTAGGGGAGGCAGCGATATCTGGGTTAGTGGAATAGTGGGGGAGGTTAAAAGAACGGAGTTTTTGGTGGGATGGTTTAATGGGAGTAACTGGTTTGGGCGTCGTGGGCAGAGGCCAGTGGGCTTGTTCACTGTCTGCTGCGTACGGGCAAAGGTCCATCAATGGCTTCTGTAGTTCTGTTCAAGCCGGTGTGTTTGGAATCCAAACCTTGGACCGCACTTGTCCTTTCTTACGTAATTTCGCTgatgtttaaatttatttagGTGGTGATGATTAGTGTTTAGCTAGCCCCTGTGTTTTTTTGGGCAAAGCTTTTTGACCATTGTTCTGGTTCATGTCATCATGCCCATTTCATTTGTTCACGCAATATTTTTCCCACATAATCAGTCAAAGTTTTAAGCTGTGTTCGCTCCTCCTGCTTGGGAACACTCCCTCTCTAGCACGAAAAATAcgttattaattaagtatttgttattttttaaaaattaatttgattttttaagcaactttcgtatagaaactttttttaaaaaaacacaccgtttagcagtttgaaaagcgtgcacgcggaaaataAGGGGGATGAGTTAGGAAAAGGGgcatccgaacacacccttagtcaATTGATATGCTGATGCACTGGAGTACGGacatttttctttagaaaacccATAAACATCGCCAGATGATATGTATAGAGAGCAAAGAACTAtccttatgaaaaaaaatacattcttACTAATGAAACCAAACAGTAGTAGAGAAACAAATCGGCACGAGCTATGATATTGTTGTGACAATTGTACCTTTAGTCTCATTTGATGTGCACTTCAGCACTTCGCTTGACATGCTAGTAATACCTTTTGGGTGTCTCCAAGGAAATGACACAAAAACTGAGGTTTTTTATTGAGCCATAATTTTTTGTGTGAGTTTCATCAGATTTAGCAAAGGGCTTTCACGAAGTTCACTATTTAATCTGAGAAACTCTAACTTCAGTCCTGTCAACTGAGATTGCATAGGCAGTCTATGCTCAACCCAAATGGTTAACCCGACATGGTTACCGCTACAAGGGAAGACGATTCCGAAATCCAAGCAACCTTCAACATAGGAGAGTTCAAATGGTAGCGAAAAAACTGTTGTCTTGCTGATTCGACGAAGGAGGATTGAGTAAAAGGTGGCGTGAAAATTGAGATTGCTAGATCATAGCAATTGAAACACCCATCCACCATGATCCTAGTCGCTTCACACATACAAGATATCCATCCCAACATGACTAATTACCACCGCCCCCAAGACCCGCCAATTAGGAGGAGAAGCTTCTAGCCGACTCCGTACGTCAACCATGGCAGCACCAGACCCTGTGATAGAAGAGTTAGTTGCCGATGAAGTAGCAACTGGACAATGCCACTGCCACCAGGATTGACGACACCCAACAGCCCCTGCCGCAGATCTGACAGTAGGTGAgtaagactgtgtttagttcgcactaaaattgaaagtttcgttgaaattggaatgatgtgacggaaaagttggaagtttgtgtgtgtaggaaagttttgatgtgatggaaaagttgaaagtttgaaaaattattttggaactaaacacagcctaagttggtaatccctccattccaaaatgtagctatttttgaggttggcacagatattaagaaagtaggtgagaatgattggaggaagtttgtgattggttgaaaggAAAAGTAGGTGgagaagaatggttgtgattggttgagaggatgaggtaggtggagaaatagcttcattttgagaaaaaacactatgctagaaatagctacgttttgggacggaggaagtacggaggaagtattgtcGCAATGAGACAGCGCCACCGCTACCTGGGCCTCCACCAATAAGATCACTAGAGTATGGACTTATCAAATCCCGTAATTTTTCTTTGTAAGATTaaagaaaatttgaagaaattttaGAGAATTCTAAACCTAAGCCTTTTTCCATATATGTTGGAACAGGATTTGAGCATGCCAAATAACAATGGATTACTATCCTAGTGTATGTCCTACTTccacaaaaattttacattgAGCTAATATCTCAAATTATTTTCCCTCTGAGAGGTTCAATGTAtctctctctttatctctctttgctctctctttatctctcttTGCTCACAAATCCATCGAGTATTCCTTTGAAACATAGAATTGTGAAACACGGCAATAGAAAAAAACGAAAGAACAAAATGCCATGCTCGTTGAATTCCTACGGAGTTGGAAAATGTCAAAATTGTCATTTAGATGGTGCATAGAAAAAGCACATGAATTCATgactagagatggcaatgggacACTGTTCACCATTTCCCCACAGTGAATTCCCCTAATCCCTTCTCTGTACTCGATAGATGCCTACCTCATTTCTTCTCCGTTAAGATATTCGTCTTCCATAGATATGATGTACATTTATTGTTGTGTGCTGATTTATGATCCATGCCTAACAGTTTGTTGAGTGGATTATTTTGGAAAAATATTGATGTGATATACTGTTGAAGTGCATCGGGGACGGGGTAACCACGAGGATAAATTCACCGCATGGTGATCCTGGAGAAAATATAGCCCCGTCGTGGTTGACGGGGGGTAGTGACGGTGAAATTTTATCACCGTGGGGACGGGGACGCGAATGCGACCCCGATGGTGAGGCCTCAtgctttatttatttaaaaatttctcCTAATATAATAGCCCATTCCATAAGAATTTTAAAGAAATCAGGAGGGATCGATCCTTTGTTACAAACGCCTCAAAAGAATTATTTCCTATAAGATATAAATCCTCTATAATTTCTACGTatttcctcctctttttctcaaaaagaggagaaaaaaatacaatatgtTTAAATCCTTGTGTTTTAAATCGATGCAAGATTTATCCACACATAATAttctatccttttttttttaatgttcatGTGTCTCTACGATCCTACGTTCCTTAAGGAGCCTAGGTATGAGACTGACTTATCTGTGATGGATGGTGGTATTTGACAAGGGGTATTCGGTGATGACAAGCTGACAACGCCACAACGATAAACGTTGGACGATTGAAACCGAAGGTGGAACCGACCAGTTTACCACGGATGAATCTCCATGCTCATTTCAGTGGTAGAGATTCAACTATGCACCCTAATTCGTGTGCTTGCTTGGCTCTTCCAGACTTCCGGTGAATACCATGCCCAAATTTGGCTTAAATTAGGTTGCAATTTCTCTATGCAACAACTGACTAGTTCTGAAGATACCTTCAGTCAGAATGCCCACAAGGAAGCCTTGACAACAAACCATCAAATGCGACAGTCATGTATTTGGCGATCCCTGCTTCAACCCGCAGCTTAAAATCGCGGCCATCAATATATTCTATTCAAAGCAAACATTTTTCAATTTATACTTCGATGTTCATATGACCATGGTACAAGCAACATAGCATCTGATCACTAATCACAGCTGCACTACTGCATAGTCAACCATAGGTCTCTTGAAACACAACATTCACATGTGCACATAACTATCTACAACTCCATAGCATAGTTTCAAACAAAATATTCACATACGCACATGTTTGACATATGGAGTACTGAACTATGCACAACTGAAGAACACAACGGGCAGCAGCAGAGCACGTTTGCTCCTCACTTGACCTTCCCAAATGCCGCCTCGAGCCGCTGGCAGTCGACGACGTAGGCGAATCCGTAGGCCATGTTGGCTAGCGTCGCCTCCTGCAGGTCCTGGctcgccgtggcggtggcgtcggccGAGAAGAACACCCGGAACCCCCTCACGAACGCGTCCCGCGCCGTGGTCTCGCAGCACAGGTTGGTCATCACGCCCGTCACGATCACCTCCTCCACGCCCATCCGCCGCAGCGCCtcctcgagccccgtgccggCGAAGCCGCTGTACGTGCTCTTCTCCACCACGAGGTCGCCCTCGCGGCGGCCCGAGCCCGGGAGGAGCTCGGCGGCCGGCGTGCCGTCGGCGATCCGGTCGCCGGGCCACCACTCGTCGAGCGGGCCGCTGCGGGGCATGGGGTCGACGTGGCGGGTGTAGACGACCGgggcgcccgcggcgcggcAGAGCGCGACGGTGGCAGCGAGGGCCGGCATGGCCGGCGCCGCGATCGACGCGAAGTGGCCCTgcacgtcgacgacgaggagcgccgccgcgcgcgggtTGGGGTCCCGGCGGCGCGTCTCGTACCGGTACCTGGTGTACGACTGCGGCGGCGCTGAGGAGGCCGGCCGCGGCATGCTGCgagtcggcggcgaggatgagGGCGCACTCCGCCTGTAGTTTTGCGGCGAGGGATCGGATCGCTGGAACAGAAGGGATAGCGAAGACTACGtcggtttaaaaaaaaagatggcgAAGACTACGACAAGCTTCGAGACGCGCGAGATCGTGCCGAATTGCCGATGTCACGAGTTCACGACTCAGTGACTCACGACGAGTGCCCATCTCACGAGATGGGGATGTGGCCTAGTAAAGACCCAAACGGGCCCATGTCACGGGAGCCCATTACCTTACGAAGCAAAGGCAAAGAAGCCCACTGCACCTTCGTTTGGGTCGGGCCACGTCTGACTTCAGCGTTGGTGGGGCACTCCTCCCATTCCATTTTCTATACGAACGTGTGAATAAGTTGGccagttctttttttaagagaagTTGGCCAGATGTGATATTCATTCGAAAAAACAATGAAGACGGCATCAACATGTACATCGTCATCACGATATCTAGATGGATGAGGCAGACGGCACGTTGAATATAGTAGCACTAAAGTAGAATTATGTCATGCTTTCTATTGCGGAGTGCGCCGCCTGTTTCGATCATTGCCGCTGTTTCTCCCACATATAGATGATTCTCGCCATCTGCTGCAAAAGAGGAATAAGCAACCGCCATCTATTTTCTTGGCtagaggaaaggagagaagtCGAGTAACGAACTAACGACTCCAAACAAACTCGCTCAAGCTGTATACTACAAGTTAGTAGCAATAGCAATCCTTCTTGTATTGTGGTACATTGGTTGTATAGATAGGATCATAGGAACAGTAACAACTTGCGTTGCGTGCCACCGCCAACCCCACGGCACGCAATGCGATTCTTTGCCTGGAGACGGTAGCTACTCCACTTGTTGCCTATCTTCACGTTATGCGTGCCTGCCCAGTGCGGCAGTGCCCACGTACATTCGCGACCTTAAATTAACACCAATTGGTCctgctgcgcggcggcggtggctaccGGGGAGGCAACGCCAAATTGCAAATCCCCTTCCACACTGGCCCAGGCCCGCTTGTTTATCGTCTTCTATCATCAGGCCTCTGAATTCTgtcacacctttttttttttcatcggaacACTACTGGTTGCTGAAGCTCCTTTAGAAGTGTACTCAATTTTCTTCCTTAATCATCCATCCGACGTACATTTTGTATTTTGTGCTGTCCTATCTTCTGTTATACAATTAGTAGTAGCATCTTCGAGAGATAAGCTCGATCGTGTATATACTAGCTGGAGTATACTCTGTGTGTTCTCATCACCTCATGACTTCGCAGTCCCCACACCATTGATTCGATAAATGTTCCAGCTAGCACTGTCTCCCCCGTACAATAATGTTTGCAAATTGTACCAGCAGTGAGTGATGCCACGGCCAAGCTCCGACTAGTCGCAACACAAGAACAAGTGAACGACGAAATACTACTCCCTCGGTCTTATATTATAagtgattttaagtttttgcttgtaacgtttgaccactcgttttattcaaaaatttttaaaattattatttattttatttgtgacttactttattatctatagtattttaagcacaacttttcgttttttatatttgtaaaaaaaaattaaataagacgagtgatcaaatcTTGCAAACAAAATCTCAAAAACCCTTATATTGTGAGAGGGAGGAAGTATATGCAGAAGAGGCGTGTCAGATAGAAGATTACTGGCGGGAGAAAGTTAAAAAGTACTGTCAAAACAAAACCTGCAAACACCGCACCGGTGCGAAAACGTACATAAGTACATACTGGTGCCCGCAGCCTGCGTAGACGTACTGGAGTACTTGTATTGGATTGATGGATACTCCAACCTACTGTGCCGTAGTACTAGATCGGTTTTCCGAACCATCAGGCCACCATCACATCAGGGCATTTTGTCAACCACGAATTCGGTTAGGTCAACAAACCAAAAGCCGCATCACATCAAGCATTTTGTCAACCTCGAATTCGGTTAGGTTAACGAATCAAAAGCAACATGGTTAAGTATACTCCAAGATAGGAGCAGGTTTGCTTAGGTAGGCGTGACTCGGTGAGACTGTGAGAGAGCTCAGCTGGGTTAGCGGTTCGCTAAGCTCCTTCGAACTTAGGCGTGGCGCAGAAGATCCCGGTGATGAGTAAGGATGGGGCTAACTATATACTGTGCCCTCCCCGAACAGCAAATCTTCGTCTGTCGTTGGTCCAAGCTCACACGTAAATAATACCCGGCGGGGAGGGAGCAATCAGCAATAGAAAAAGATCAgcataaagagagagagaggagaggagaggagaggctgtCCCATGCGTGCCCCACCACGACAGATACCTTTGCCGGCCGGTCCCACCAAAGCATAAACCGAGTTTATAACCAGCGGCAATTAGAGAAAAATCATCAAACGATTCAAACAAACCTGatttaaaccttttttttactttaacaCCGTAACAAAGCAAACACATGCATTGATTTGACAGACGGGAGCTGTACCCGGCACAAGAATCAAAGCGTTTCCAAAGCAGCGTCAAAGCGACCGGTACAGGTACAAAAGCAAATGGATTTAGGGAGAGATATACTACCAAAGTCCAGATAAAAAACCAGTCCATGGACATGGTCCACCCATGGTCCGCGCGCCCCACCCCCACGCCTCCACTACCGCCTGTCCCTTTCGtccaccaccagtccaccacacAGCGGCCGGAGCCTTGCCGTGGTAGCTAGTCCGGCCAGCCGCCCGAATCTCCCACCacccagcagctgcagcagcagcagcattcgTGCTCCCCTAgacttcctctctctcgcgtcgcgctcgccttcgccttggcttggcttggcttgcCCTACCTACCGGCCAAACCAACGGCGGGCGGGAAgggaaggaagaggagaggaggaggaaggccgcGTGCGTGCATGCTTGCTTGCGCGCGTGCGTCGCCGCTTTGATTGCTAACCACCGTTGCTGCTCCACCGAATATTCATTCCCCCGCGATTTTATCCGTTCCCCCGTTGGTTTTCTCCGTTGTTGCGGGAGGGAATTGTGTTGTTCtgttgtagtagtagtaatagcCCATGAGATATTTTGGA is part of the Oryza glaberrima chromosome 4, OglaRS2, whole genome shotgun sequence genome and encodes:
- the LOC127772358 gene encoding nicotinamidase 2-like produces the protein MPRPASSAPPQSYTRYRYETRRRDPNPRAAALLVVDVQGHFASIAAPAMPALAATVALCRAAGAPVVYTRHVDPMPRSGPLDEWWPGDRIADGTPAAELLPGSGRREGDLVVEKSTYSGFAGTGLEEALRRMGVEEVIVTGVMTNLCCETTARDAFVRGFRVFFSADATATASQDLQEATLANMAYGFAYVVDCQRLEAAFGKVK